Proteins found in one Rhodovulum sp. MB263 genomic segment:
- a CDS encoding circularly permuted type 2 ATP-grasp protein, with the protein MNESQTFDEMWGRAQVLRSPYERFHEWFEGEDIARLRAKQREAEEVFRLTGITFNVYGRAEAEERLIPFDIIPRIISGREWQKLSRGIEQRVKAINAFLYDIYHRQEIVKAGRIPEEMISRNEAFLPQMIGVKPPGGVYTHIVGIDLVRTGDNQFYVLEDNARTPSGVSYMLENRETMLQMFPELFSRNRVQPVQTYPLDLRRSLAACAPPDVDEKPTIAVLTPGIYNSAYFEHAFLADQMGVELVEGQDLRIVGGKVAMRTTEGYRPIDVLYRRVDDDYLDPLNFNPDSALGVPGIMDVYRAGRITIANAPGTGIADDKAIYSYMPDIVEFYTGEKAILENVPTWRCSEPEALAYVLDNLQDLVVKEVHGSGGYGMLIGPTSTRKEIAAFRDKLKARPGNYIAQPTLSLSTVPIFTRNGLAPRHVDLRPFVLVSPAGIKITPGGLTRVALKKGSLVVNSSQGGGTKDTWVLED; encoded by the coding sequence ATGAACGAGAGCCAGACCTTCGACGAGATGTGGGGCCGCGCACAGGTTCTGCGGTCGCCCTATGAGCGTTTTCACGAGTGGTTCGAGGGTGAGGACATCGCCCGGTTGCGCGCCAAGCAGCGCGAGGCCGAAGAGGTGTTTCGCCTGACCGGCATCACTTTCAATGTCTATGGACGGGCCGAGGCCGAGGAGCGGCTGATCCCCTTCGACATCATCCCGCGGATCATCTCGGGGCGCGAATGGCAGAAGCTGTCGCGCGGGATCGAACAGCGGGTGAAGGCGATCAACGCCTTTCTCTATGACATCTATCACCGCCAGGAGATCGTGAAGGCGGGCCGCATCCCCGAAGAGATGATCTCGCGCAACGAGGCCTTCCTGCCGCAGATGATCGGGGTCAAGCCGCCGGGGGGCGTCTATACCCATATCGTCGGCATCGATCTGGTGCGTACGGGCGACAACCAGTTCTATGTGCTGGAGGACAATGCCCGCACGCCCTCGGGTGTCAGCTACATGCTGGAAAACCGCGAGACCATGCTGCAGATGTTCCCCGAGCTGTTCTCGCGCAACCGGGTGCAGCCGGTGCAGACCTATCCGCTCGATCTGCGCCGTTCGCTGGCGGCCTGTGCGCCCCCGGATGTGGACGAGAAGCCCACCATCGCGGTGCTGACGCCAGGGATCTACAACTCGGCCTATTTCGAGCATGCCTTCCTGGCCGACCAGATGGGGGTGGAACTGGTCGAGGGGCAGGATCTTCGCATCGTCGGAGGCAAGGTCGCGATGCGCACGACCGAGGGCTACCGGCCGATAGACGTGCTCTATCGCCGGGTCGACGACGACTATCTCGACCCGCTGAACTTCAATCCCGACAGCGCGCTGGGGGTCCCGGGCATCATGGATGTCTACCGGGCGGGGCGGATCACCATCGCCAATGCGCCCGGCACCGGCATCGCCGATGACAAGGCGATCTACAGTTACATGCCCGACATCGTCGAATTCTATACCGGCGAGAAGGCGATCCTCGAGAACGTGCCGACCTGGCGCTGTTCCGAACCCGAGGCGCTGGCCTATGTGCTCGACAACCTGCAGGATCTGGTCGTCAAGGAGGTGCATGGCTCTGGCGGCTACGGCATGCTGATCGGCCCGACCTCGACCCGAAAGGAAATCGCGGCCTTTCGCGACAAGCTGAAGGCCAGGCCCGGCAATTACATCGCCCAGCCGACGCTGTCGCTCTCGACCGTTCCCATCTTCACCCGGAACGGGCTGGCGCCACGGCATGTCGATCTGCGTCCCTTCGTGCTGGTCAGCCCCGCGGGCATCAAGATCACCCCCGGCGGGCTGACCCGGGTGGCGCTGAAGAAGGGATCGCTTGTGGTGAACTCGTCGCAGGGCGGAGGCACCAAGGACACCTGGGTGCTCGAGGACTGA
- a CDS encoding alpha-E domain-containing protein: MLGKTANGLFWMYRYIERAENTSRLVETGQRIALTRLDSPDDEWGSVMQTGGVAKAYKRHHEAVTKEGAIDWMLRAKENPSSVLSAISSARQNARVVRTALTHDVWEAMNGCYMAVREALSRRVNERDLPAVIDLIKDRTALVRGTTQGTLLRNDIFNFARIGTFLERADNIARILDVKYYVLLPSTYSVGSSIDNVQWETILRAVSARGGFRMVHGSQASPRDIAQFLVLDRKMPRSLEFSVTKIRDNLEYLALDYGARHRSHELAEVLKQRFSAHDIDAIFDYGLHEFLQDVLGALSELGRQIEIDYRFYE, from the coding sequence ATGCTGGGCAAGACCGCAAACGGGCTCTTCTGGATGTACCGCTATATCGAGCGGGCCGAAAACACCTCGCGCCTGGTCGAGACCGGCCAGCGCATCGCGCTGACCCGGCTCGACAGCCCCGATGACGAATGGGGCTCGGTGATGCAGACCGGGGGCGTGGCCAAGGCCTACAAGCGCCATCACGAGGCGGTCACCAAGGAAGGTGCCATCGACTGGATGCTGCGCGCCAAGGAGAACCCTTCCTCGGTGCTCTCGGCCATTTCCTCGGCGCGGCAGAATGCCCGCGTGGTCCGCACCGCGCTGACCCATGATGTCTGGGAGGCGATGAACGGCTGTTACATGGCGGTGCGGGAGGCGCTGTCGCGCCGGGTGAACGAGCGCGACCTGCCTGCGGTGATCGACCTGATCAAGGATCGCACCGCGCTGGTGCGCGGCACCACGCAGGGCACGCTGCTGCGAAACGACATCTTCAATTTCGCCCGGATCGGCACATTCCTCGAACGCGCCGACAACATCGCCCGCATTCTCGACGTCAAGTATTACGTGCTGCTGCCCTCGACCTATTCGGTGGGCTCGTCGATCGACAATGTGCAATGGGAGACGATCCTGCGCGCGGTCTCTGCGCGGGGCGGGTTCCGGATGGTGCATGGCAGTCAGGCCAGCCCGCGCGATATCGCCCAGTTCCTCGTGCTCGACCGCAAGATGCCGCGCAGCCTCGAATTCTCGGTCACCAAGATCCGCGACAATCTCGAATATCTCGCCCTCGACTACGGCGCGCGCCACCGCTCTCATGAACTGGCCGAGGTGCTCAAGCAGCGCTTCAGCGCCCATGATATCGATGCGATCTTCGATTACGGCCTGCATGAATTCCTGCAGGACGTGCTGGGCGCGCTCAGCGAGCTCGGTCGGCAGATCGAGATAGATTACAGATTCTACGAGTGA
- the uraH gene encoding hydroxyisourate hydrolase, translating into MPGYLTTHVLDTATGRPAAGLKIALYRVSGNSHRKIAETETNADGRTDTPILPPGTFRTGTYELVFFAGDYLERAGLATGEVKFLDQIPIRFGMEDAEAHYHVPLLLSPYGYSTYRGS; encoded by the coding sequence ATGCCCGGCTATCTGACCACCCATGTTCTGGACACCGCGACCGGGCGGCCCGCCGCCGGGCTGAAGATCGCGCTTTACCGCGTCTCTGGCAATTCCCACCGCAAGATCGCCGAGACCGAGACCAATGCCGACGGCCGCACCGATACGCCGATCCTGCCGCCCGGGACATTCAGGACCGGAACCTACGAGCTGGTCTTCTTCGCGGGCGACTATCTGGAACGAGCGGGCCTTGCGACCGGCGAGGTGAAATTCCTCGACCAGATCCCGATCCGCTTCGGCATGGAGGATGCAGAGGCGCATTACCACGTGCCGCTGCTGCTCTCGCCCTATGGCTATTCGACCTATCGCGGCAGCTGA
- a CDS encoding bifunctional allantoicase/(S)-ureidoglycine aminohydrolase gives MSQYYAPTGGLPGQEVLHTGRAVFTEAYAVIPKGVMSDIVTSNLPHWTGTRAWIIARPMTGFAETFAQYVMEVGPGGGSDRPEPDPGAEGVIFVTEGGLDLRLGGHAHHMTAGGYAYLPPGSGWTVANSGTVPARFHWLRKRYQAVEGIAPPEAFVTNEAAVAPNAMPDTQGRWATTRFVDPDDLRHDMHVNIVTFEPGGVIPFEETHIMEHGLYVLEGKAVYKLNRDWVEVEAGDFMWLRAYCPQACYAGGPGRFRYLLYKDVNRHPALALGAL, from the coding sequence ATGAGCCAGTATTACGCCCCGACCGGCGGGCTTCCGGGGCAGGAGGTCCTGCATACCGGCCGCGCTGTCTTCACCGAGGCCTATGCGGTCATTCCCAAAGGCGTGATGAGCGACATCGTCACCAGCAATCTGCCGCATTGGACGGGCACGCGGGCCTGGATCATCGCGCGGCCGATGACGGGCTTTGCCGAGACCTTCGCGCAATATGTGATGGAGGTGGGCCCCGGCGGCGGGTCCGACCGGCCCGAGCCCGATCCGGGCGCCGAAGGGGTGATCTTCGTCACCGAGGGCGGGCTCGATCTCAGGCTCGGCGGGCACGCGCATCACATGACGGCGGGGGGCTATGCCTATCTGCCGCCGGGCTCCGGGTGGACGGTCGCGAATTCGGGCACGGTGCCCGCGCGGTTCCACTGGCTGCGCAAGCGCTATCAGGCGGTCGAGGGCATCGCGCCGCCCGAGGCCTTTGTCACCAACGAGGCCGCGGTCGCACCCAATGCCATGCCCGACACCCAGGGGCGCTGGGCCACCACGCGCTTCGTCGATCCGGACGATCTGCGCCATGACATGCATGTCAATATCGTCACCTTCGAGCCGGGCGGCGTGATCCCCTTCGAGGAGACGCATATCATGGAGCACGGGCTTTACGTGCTCGAGGGCAAGGCGGTCTACAAGCTCAACCGCGACTGGGTCGAGGTCGAGGCGGGCGATTTCATGTGGCTGCGCGCCTATTGCCCGCAGGCCTGCTATGCCGGCGGGCCGGGACGGTTCCGCTATCTGCTCTACAAGGACGTGAACCGCCATCCGGCGCTTGCGCTCGGGGCGCTGTGA
- a CDS encoding CreA family protein produces MPRPALLAALVAVLPLTAQADEVGRVGVDWTGNDIVIEAIQDPEVAGVTCHVAYFSRSVLDRLSQGNWFEDPSNASIACRQTGPIEIGDIDRSPDGEEVFRQSRSLVLKSIRIKRIFDETNQTLIYLAHARELSEGSAKMSISTVPLFNSVQR; encoded by the coding sequence ATGCCCCGCCCCGCCCTGCTTGCCGCGCTTGTCGCCGTTCTGCCCCTCACCGCCCAGGCCGACGAGGTCGGGCGGGTCGGGGTCGACTGGACCGGCAATGACATCGTGATCGAGGCGATCCAGGATCCCGAGGTTGCCGGGGTGACCTGCCATGTCGCCTATTTCTCGCGCTCGGTGCTGGACCGGCTGAGCCAGGGCAACTGGTTCGAGGACCCGTCGAATGCCTCGATCGCCTGCCGCCAGACCGGCCCGATCGAGATCGGCGATATCGACCGCAGCCCGGATGGCGAGGAGGTGTTCCGCCAGAGCCGGTCGCTGGTGCTGAAATCGATAAGGATCAAGCGGATCTTCGACGAGACAAACCAGACGCTGATCTATCTGGCCCATGCGCGTGAGCTGAGCGAGGGCTCGGCCAAGATGTCGATCTCGACCGTGCCGCTGTTCAATTCCGTCCAGCGCTGA
- a CDS encoding LysR family transcriptional regulator codes for MFVRVYELGNMSAAARDLQVSAAVASSRIADLERHLGIRLFTRTTRSIQPTEQGRIYYPMAVKVLEALEEAEAAVQEITHHPRGSLYVSAPLGVGRRLIAPNVVLFQDRYPDIHVRLRLSDRRVDLAGEGLDAGFLLGDLPDSGLKVRALGDCARVLCASPGYVARRGMPCCGADLIGQGHDCLLLRFPGSREFRWTLQTPEGPQSFNVKGPYACDDGDVLTAWALDGRGVVLKPVFDVAEHLASGALIPVCEDTPPPDARLACLFPHKKNQDPKSRLFIEFMAERIKAALRRRAQIYQLPR; via the coding sequence ATGTTCGTGCGTGTCTACGAACTGGGCAACATGTCGGCCGCCGCGCGCGATCTGCAGGTATCGGCCGCGGTGGCCTCGTCGCGGATCGCCGATCTGGAACGGCATCTGGGCATCCGGCTGTTCACCCGCACCACCCGCTCGATCCAGCCGACCGAGCAGGGCCGGATCTATTATCCCATGGCCGTCAAGGTGCTCGAGGCGCTGGAAGAGGCCGAGGCCGCGGTGCAGGAGATCACCCATCACCCGCGCGGCTCGCTTTACGTCTCGGCGCCGCTGGGGGTGGGGCGGCGGCTGATCGCGCCCAATGTGGTGCTGTTCCAGGACCGCTACCCCGACATCCATGTGCGGCTGCGCCTGTCGGACCGGCGGGTCGATCTGGCGGGCGAGGGGCTCGATGCGGGGTTCCTGCTGGGCGATCTGCCGGATTCGGGGCTGAAGGTGCGCGCGCTCGGCGATTGCGCGCGGGTGCTTTGCGCGTCCCCCGGCTATGTCGCGCGGCGGGGAATGCCCTGCTGCGGGGCCGACCTGATCGGGCAGGGACATGATTGCCTTCTGTTGCGGTTTCCCGGCTCGCGCGAGTTCCGCTGGACGCTGCAGACCCCCGAGGGGCCGCAGAGCTTCAACGTCAAGGGTCCCTATGCCTGCGACGATGGCGATGTTCTGACCGCCTGGGCGCTGGATGGGCGTGGCGTGGTCCTCAAGCCCGTCTTCGATGTGGCCGAGCATCTGGCCTCTGGCGCGCTGATCCCGGTCTGCGAAGACACCCCGCCCCCCGATGCCCGGCTGGCCTGCCTGTTTCCCCACAAGAAGAACCAGGACCCGAAAAGCCGGCTCTTCATCGAGTTCATGGCCGAGCGGATCAAGGCCGCGCTGCGCCGGCGGGCGCAGATCTATCAGCTGCCGCGATAG
- a CDS encoding proteasome-type protease, which yields MTYCVGVMLERGLVMMSDTRTNAGVDNISTFRKMFTWEKPGDRALVLMTAGNLATTQSVVSILDERTKAHVERDPSLFEVPSMFQAARLVAATLKDVIAAHADVGQRADASFNATLILGGQIKGGAPRLFLIYPEGNFIEAGSDTPFFQIGETKYGRPILVRAYDPGMSFEKMVKLMLVSFDSTLKANLSVGMPFDLQIYETDSLQLGRRIRIDPQDAYFERISTGWGEALKSALDSLPDFEF from the coding sequence ATGACCTATTGTGTGGGGGTGATGCTCGAGCGCGGGCTGGTGATGATGTCGGATACCCGCACCAATGCCGGCGTCGACAACATCTCGACCTTCCGCAAGATGTTCACCTGGGAAAAGCCCGGCGACCGGGCGCTGGTGCTGATGACCGCGGGCAACCTGGCCACCACCCAATCCGTGGTCTCGATCCTCGACGAGCGCACCAAGGCCCATGTCGAGCGCGATCCCTCGCTGTTCGAGGTGCCCTCGATGTTCCAGGCGGCGCGGCTGGTGGCCGCCACGCTGAAGGACGTGATCGCCGCCCATGCCGATGTCGGCCAGCGGGCCGATGCCTCTTTCAATGCGACGCTGATCCTCGGCGGCCAGATCAAGGGCGGTGCGCCGCGGCTGTTCCTGATCTATCCCGAGGGCAATTTCATCGAGGCCGGCAGCGACACGCCCTTCTTCCAGATCGGCGAAACCAAATATGGCCGACCCATCCTGGTGCGGGCCTATGATCCGGGCATGAGCTTCGAGAAGATGGTCAAGCTGATGCTGGTCAGCTTCGATTCCACGCTCAAGGCCAATCTCTCGGTGGGCATGCCCTTCGATCTGCAGATCTACGAGACCGACAGCCTGCAGCTTGGCCGTCGCATCCGGATCGATCCGCAGGACGCCTATTTCGAGCGGATCTCGACCGGCTGGGGCGAGGCCCTGAAATCCGCGCTCGACAGTCTGCCGGATTTCGAATTCTGA
- a CDS encoding transglutaminase family protein, translating into MRLKIRHSTRYAFDDPVIYGLQQLRKTPKNGPEQRVIAWKTTVEGGRKELSFEDHHRNTVELISFEKDVTELVVRSEGEVEVLDTSGVIGPHRGPSPLWLFRHPTARTRAGPGCRALMREVRGENDLDRLHALLRVVHGAVRYEIGASRPDWSAEEAVSAGRGVCQDHAHVFVACAREMGFPARYVSGYLMTDDVQHEASHAWAEAHVEGLGWVGFDVSNEMSPDGRYVRVATGLDYAEAAPVTGSRLGGSGEALSVEIEVAQQ; encoded by the coding sequence ATGCGACTGAAGATACGCCATTCCACGCGCTACGCCTTCGACGACCCGGTGATCTACGGGCTCCAGCAATTGCGCAAGACCCCCAAGAACGGCCCCGAGCAGCGGGTGATCGCCTGGAAGACCACGGTCGAGGGCGGTCGCAAGGAGCTGAGCTTTGAGGACCATCACCGCAACACGGTCGAGCTGATCAGCTTCGAGAAGGACGTGACCGAGCTCGTGGTGCGCAGCGAGGGCGAGGTCGAGGTGCTGGACACCTCGGGCGTGATCGGTCCGCATCGCGGTCCCTCGCCGCTCTGGCTGTTCCGCCATCCCACCGCCCGGACCCGGGCCGGGCCGGGCTGCCGGGCGCTGATGCGCGAGGTGAGGGGCGAGAACGATCTCGACCGGCTGCATGCGCTGCTGCGGGTGGTGCATGGCGCGGTCCGCTATGAGATCGGGGCCTCGCGTCCCGACTGGTCGGCCGAGGAGGCTGTCTCGGCGGGCCGGGGGGTGTGTCAGGATCATGCCCATGTCTTTGTCGCCTGCGCCCGCGAGATGGGCTTTCCAGCCCGCTATGTCTCGGGCTATCTGATGACCGACGACGTCCAGCACGAGGCGAGTCATGCCTGGGCCGAGGCGCATGTCGAGGGCCTGGGCTGGGTCGGGTTCGATGTGTCGAACGAGATGTCGCCGGACGGGCGCTATGTCCGGGTCGCGACCGGCCTCGATTATGCCGAGGCCGCGCCGGTGACCGGCTCGCGCCTTGGCGGCAGCGGCGAGGCGCTGTCGGTCGAGATCGAGGTGGCCCAGCAATAG
- the puuE gene encoding allantoinase PuuE, with the protein MTRYPRDLRGYGATPPHPQWPNGAKIAVQFVINYEEGGENCILHGDAASEAFLSEVVGAVPWPGQRHWNIESMYEYGARAGFWRLHRMFTERDMPVTVYGVATALARGPEQVAAMQEAGWEIASHGFKWVEYKDFSEEEERAHMAEARRLHAEVTGEAPRGWYTGRCSAQTVRLAAEDGGFAYVSDTYDDDLPYWMAVGDRHQLVIPYTLDANDMRFSVAAGYGSGDEFYAYLRDSFDTLYAEGIAGAPKMMTVGLHCRLVGRPGRAAALKRFLDYIRGFDGVWVARRIDIAEHWAEVHPPVVRERPTAMDRDSFVARFGGIFEQSPWIAEGAFGLELGPAHDSAPGLHNALARVFRAAGPGKRLEVLKAHPDLAGRLAAAKRLSEASTAEQASAGLDALSDSDRARFEDLNRRYTERFGFPFIIAVKDHDKAGILAAFERRLENTPEAEFAEACRQVERIALLRLKEILP; encoded by the coding sequence TTGACCCGCTATCCGCGTGATCTTCGGGGCTATGGCGCGACGCCGCCCCACCCGCAATGGCCGAACGGCGCCAAGATCGCCGTGCAATTCGTCATCAACTACGAGGAGGGCGGCGAGAACTGCATCCTGCATGGCGATGCGGCCTCCGAAGCCTTCCTGTCCGAGGTCGTGGGCGCGGTGCCCTGGCCGGGCCAGCGCCACTGGAACATCGAGTCGATGTACGAATATGGCGCCCGGGCCGGGTTCTGGCGGCTTCACCGCATGTTCACCGAGCGCGACATGCCGGTCACGGTCTATGGCGTGGCGACGGCGCTGGCGCGCGGGCCCGAACAGGTGGCCGCGATGCAGGAGGCCGGCTGGGAGATCGCCAGCCACGGGTTCAAATGGGTCGAATACAAGGACTTCTCGGAAGAGGAAGAGCGCGCCCATATGGCCGAGGCCAGGCGGCTGCATGCCGAGGTCACGGGCGAGGCGCCGCGCGGCTGGTACACGGGGCGCTGTTCGGCGCAGACCGTGCGGCTTGCGGCCGAGGATGGCGGTTTTGCCTATGTCTCGGACACCTATGACGACGATCTGCCCTACTGGATGGCCGTGGGCGACCGGCATCAGCTGGTGATCCCCTATACGCTCGATGCCAATGACATGCGCTTTTCGGTGGCGGCGGGCTATGGCTCGGGCGACGAGTTCTATGCCTATCTCCGCGACAGTTTCGATACGCTTTATGCCGAGGGGATTGCCGGCGCGCCTAAGATGATGACCGTCGGGCTGCATTGCCGCCTGGTGGGACGGCCCGGACGGGCGGCGGCGCTGAAGCGGTTTCTCGACTACATCCGGGGCTTCGACGGGGTCTGGGTCGCGCGGCGGATCGACATCGCCGAGCATTGGGCGGAGGTCCATCCGCCGGTCGTCCGGGAACGGCCCACGGCGATGGACCGCGACAGCTTCGTCGCGCGGTTCGGGGGCATCTTCGAACAGTCGCCCTGGATCGCCGAGGGCGCCTTCGGGCTCGAGCTTGGCCCCGCGCATGACAGCGCGCCGGGGCTGCATAACGCCCTGGCGCGGGTGTTCCGCGCGGCCGGGCCCGGGAAACGGCTGGAGGTGCTGAAGGCGCATCCGGATCTGGCGGGCAGGCTCGCGGCCGCGAAACGGCTGAGCGAGGCCTCGACCGCCGAGCAGGCCTCGGCCGGGCTCGACGCGCTGAGCGACTCGGACCGCGCGCGTTTCGAGGATCTGAACCGCCGCTATACCGAGCGCTTCGGCTTTCCCTTCATCATCGCGGTGAAGGATCACGACAAGGCGGGCATCCTCGCGGCCTTCGAGCGCCGGCTTGAAAACACCCCCGAGGCCGAATTCGCCGAGGCCTGTCGTCAGGTCGAACGGATCGCGCTGCTGCGCCTGAAGGAGATCCTGCCATGA
- a CDS encoding uracil-xanthine permease family protein — protein MAADSSIGTPDQLRDPNYTPALHKAVPLGIQHVLAMFVSNVTPAIIVAGAAGFGFGSEAGAEGFPDMTYMIQMSMLFAGIATLFQTIGLGPVGARLPIVQGTSFAFIPIMIPLVAGRGVEALPMLFTGVFVGGLFHAMLGTVIGKIRFALPPLVTGLVVTMIGLALVKVGIQYAAGGVAAIDSPEYGSLLNWSAALVVVFVTLGLKFFARGLLSVSAVAVGILAGYLFALATGMVTFDSIGAGWQRAAVLEVPLPFKYGVDFSLAAIIGFCLMAVVSAVETVGDVSGITKGGAGREATDREIAGATYADGVGTAIAGAFGALPNTSFSQNVGLIAMTGVMSRHVVTIGALFLILCGVVPKVGALIATVPIEVLGGGVIVMFGMVVAAGISMLSDVNWNRRNMVIFAIALSVGLGLQLEPKAVQYLPDTLQILMTSGLLPAALIAIVLNLVLPGELASEATEEVSGGLSGHGLGHLGRD, from the coding sequence ATGGCTGCAGACAGCTCCATCGGGACGCCGGATCAGCTGCGCGACCCGAACTATACGCCTGCGCTTCACAAGGCAGTGCCGCTGGGGATCCAGCATGTGCTGGCGATGTTCGTTTCGAACGTGACGCCGGCGATCATCGTCGCGGGGGCCGCGGGCTTCGGCTTCGGGTCCGAGGCGGGGGCCGAGGGCTTCCCCGACATGACCTACATGATCCAGATGTCGATGCTGTTTGCGGGGATCGCGACGCTGTTCCAGACCATCGGTCTGGGCCCGGTGGGCGCGCGGCTGCCGATCGTGCAGGGCACGAGCTTTGCCTTCATCCCGATCATGATCCCGCTGGTTGCGGGCAGAGGCGTCGAGGCGTTGCCGATGCTGTTCACCGGCGTCTTCGTCGGCGGGCTGTTCCACGCCATGCTGGGCACGGTAATCGGCAAGATCCGCTTCGCGTTGCCGCCGCTTGTCACCGGGCTCGTGGTGACCATGATCGGGCTCGCCCTGGTCAAGGTCGGCATCCAGTATGCCGCGGGCGGCGTCGCGGCGATCGACAGCCCCGAATATGGCAGCCTGCTGAACTGGTCGGCGGCGCTGGTCGTGGTCTTCGTCACGCTGGGGCTGAAATTCTTCGCGCGCGGGCTGTTGTCGGTCTCGGCGGTCGCGGTGGGCATTCTGGCAGGCTATCTCTTCGCGCTCGCGACGGGCATGGTGACCTTTGACAGTATCGGCGCCGGCTGGCAGCGCGCGGCCGTGCTGGAGGTGCCGCTGCCGTTCAAATACGGGGTCGATTTCAGCCTCGCCGCCATCATCGGGTTCTGCCTGATGGCCGTGGTCTCGGCGGTCGAGACCGTGGGCGATGTCTCGGGCATCACCAAGGGCGGTGCCGGGCGCGAGGCCACCGACCGCGAGATTGCGGGGGCGACCTATGCCGATGGTGTGGGCACGGCCATCGCCGGTGCCTTCGGGGCGCTGCCCAACACCTCCTTCAGCCAGAATGTGGGCCTGATCGCGATGACCGGGGTGATGAGCCGGCATGTGGTGACCATCGGGGCGCTGTTCCTGATCCTCTGCGGCGTGGTGCCCAAGGTCGGCGCGCTGATCGCGACGGTCCCGATCGAGGTCCTGGGCGGCGGCGTGATCGTCATGTTCGGCATGGTGGTCGCCGCCGGCATCTCGATGCTGTCGGATGTCAACTGGAACCGGCGCAACATGGTGATCTTCGCGATCGCGCTGTCGGTCGGGCTCGGCCTGCAGCTTGAACCGAAAGCGGTGCAATACCTGCCCGATACCTTGCAGATCCTGATGACCAGCGGGCTCTTGCCCGCAGCGCTGATCGCCATCGTCCTGAACCTGGTGCTGCCCGGAGAACTGGCTTCGGAGGCGACCGAAGAGGTCTCGGGCGGCCTTTCGGGGCATGGGCTCGGACATCTCGGGCGGGACTGA
- a CDS encoding ureidoglycolate lyase, with protein MIEAQPLTAAGFAPFGEVIETGGDFKLINEGFCRRYSDLARLDIVDGQPGISLFQAEIRALPCECTLMERHPLGSQCFIPMQNAEFLVIVAPDEGGRPGRPSAFIAGPGQGVNIGRNVWHGVLCPISGSGLFAVIDRIGAGANLEEVRLKTTLTIRRARPG; from the coding sequence ATGATCGAGGCCCAGCCGCTGACCGCGGCCGGTTTCGCGCCCTTCGGCGAGGTCATCGAAACCGGCGGCGATTTCAAGCTCATCAACGAGGGCTTCTGTCGCCGCTATTCCGATCTCGCCCGGCTCGACATCGTCGACGGGCAGCCCGGGATCAGCCTGTTTCAGGCCGAGATCCGGGCGCTGCCCTGTGAGTGCACGCTGATGGAGCGGCACCCGTTGGGCTCGCAATGCTTCATTCCCATGCAGAATGCCGAATTTCTGGTCATTGTGGCGCCGGATGAAGGGGGGCGGCCGGGCCGGCCCTCGGCCTTCATTGCCGGTCCGGGGCAGGGGGTGAATATCGGCCGGAATGTCTGGCACGGCGTGTTGTGTCCGATTTCGGGCTCTGGGCTCTTCGCCGTTATCGACCGTATCGGCGCGGGGGCCAATCTGGAAGAGGTCCGTCTGAAGACGACGCTGACGATAAGGCGCGCGCGGCCGGGCTAG